DNA sequence from the Desulfovibrio sp. ZJ209 genome:
TCGGCCGCCACCACCTGCTTCTGGAAGGACTGCCGCATCAACATCATCGACACCCCGGGCCACGTGGACTTCACCATCGAGGTCGAGCGCTCCCTGCGCGTGCTCGACGGCGCGGTCTGCGTGTTCGACGCCGTGGCCGGCGTGGAGCCCCAGTCCGAGACGGTGTGGCGCCAGGCCGACCGCTACCATGTGCCGCGCATCTGCTTCGTCAACAAGATGGACCGCATCGGCGCCAACTTCTTCCGCTGCGTGCAGATGATCCACGACCGCCTGGGCGCCAAGGCCGTGCCGCTGCAGCTCCCCATCGGGGCCGAGGACAAGTTCGAGGGCGTGGTCGACCTCGTGCGCGGCAAGGCCATCTATTACGACAAGAGCACCAAGGGCGCTGAGTTCAAGGTCACGGACGTGCCCGCCGACATGCGGGCGCTCTTCGAGGAAAAGCACCACGAGCTCATCGAGGCCGTGGCCGAGGAGGACGAGGCCCTGCTGGAGAAGTACCTCGGCGGCGAGACCCTCAGCGAGGACGAGATCATCTCCTGCATCCGCAAGGCCACCATCGCGCGCAACATCGTGCCCGTGCTCTGCGGCTCGGCCTTCCGCAACATGGGCGTCCAGCCGCTGCTCGACGCCGTGGTGGACTACCTGCCCTCGCCCGTGGACATCCCGCCCATGACCGGCCATGTGCCCGGCCATGACGACGAGATCATCGAGTGCTACTGCAGCGACAAGGAGCCGCTGGCGGGCCTCGTGTTCAAGCTCTTCTCCGACCCCTTCATCGGGCACCTCTCCTTCTTCCGCATCTATTCCGGCGTCATCGAGACGGGCATGAGCGCGCTCAACGCCAACACCGGCAAGAAGGAGCGCATCGGCCGCATCCTCAAGATGCACGCCAACAAGCGCGAGGACATCAAGTGGGCCGGCGCGGGCGACATCGTGGCCCTCGTGGGCCTCAAGAACGCCTCCACCGGCGACACGCTCTGCGACGAGAAGCGCCCGGTCATCCTCGAATCGCTCAACATCCCCGAGCCGGTCATCGAGGTGGCCATCGAGCCCAAGACCAAGGCCGACCGCGACGCGCTCTCGGCCGCGCTCGCCAAGCTCGCCAAGGAGGACCCCTCCTTCCGCGTCAAGGGCGACGAGGAGACCAACCAGACCCTCATCGCCGGCATGGGCGAGCTGCACCTCGAAATCATCGTCGACCGCCTGACGCGCGAGTTCAACGTCAACGCCAATGTGGGCAAGCCGCAGGTGGCCTACCGCGAGACCATCTCCAAGCCCTCCAAGTCGGACATGAAGCACGCCAAGCAGTCCGGCGGCCGCGGCCAGTACGGCCATTGCGT
Encoded proteins:
- the fusA gene encoding elongation factor G: MARTVPIDHQRNIGIMAHIDAGKTTTTERILYYTGVSHKIGETHDGESVMDWMEQEQERGITITSAATTCFWKDCRINIIDTPGHVDFTIEVERSLRVLDGAVCVFDAVAGVEPQSETVWRQADRYHVPRICFVNKMDRIGANFFRCVQMIHDRLGAKAVPLQLPIGAEDKFEGVVDLVRGKAIYYDKSTKGAEFKVTDVPADMRALFEEKHHELIEAVAEEDEALLEKYLGGETLSEDEIISCIRKATIARNIVPVLCGSAFRNMGVQPLLDAVVDYLPSPVDIPPMTGHVPGHDDEIIECYCSDKEPLAGLVFKLFSDPFIGHLSFFRIYSGVIETGMSALNANTGKKERIGRILKMHANKREDIKWAGAGDIVALVGLKNASTGDTLCDEKRPVILESLNIPEPVIEVAIEPKTKADRDALSAALAKLAKEDPSFRVKGDEETNQTLIAGMGELHLEIIVDRLTREFNVNANVGKPQVAYRETISKPSKSDMKHAKQSGGRGQYGHCVIEVEPNPGKGYEFVNSITGGVIPKEYIPAIDKGIQDAMKSGVLAGFPAVDLKVNLVFGSYHEVDSSEQAFYVAGSMAIKDAMNKAAPVLLEPIMDVEVVTPEEYLGDVMGDLNGRRGRVQSMEARAGGAQSVRAQVPLASMFGYATDLRSRTQGRATFTMQFDHYERVPQALAEEIQKARG